In Dromiciops gliroides isolate mDroGli1 chromosome 4, mDroGli1.pri, whole genome shotgun sequence, one DNA window encodes the following:
- the TNFAIP1 gene encoding BTB/POZ domain-containing adapter for CUL3-mediated RhoA degradation protein 2, translating into MSGDTCLAGLCPASGSKPKPGGFKGGGLGNKYIQLNVGGSLYYTTVRVLTRHDTMLKAMFSGRMEVLTDKEGWILIDRCGKHFGTILNYLRDDTVTLPPNRQEVRELMAEAKYYLIQGLVDMCQAALQDKKDSYLPVCNIPIITSPKEEERLIEASTKPVVKLLYNRSNNKYSYTSNSDDHLLKNIELFDKLSLRFNGRVLFIKDVIGDEICCWSFYGQGRKLAEVCCTSIVYATEKKQTKVEFPEARIYEETLNVLLYETPRVPDDSLLEATSRSRSQACPVGDEEAFELRDRVRRIHVKRYSTYDDRQLSHQSAHRD; encoded by the exons ATGTCCGGAGACACCTGCCTGGCTGGCCTGTGCCCAGCCTCAGGGTCTAAGCCCAAGCCAGGGGGCTTCAAGGGCGGTGGGCTGGGCAACAAATACATCCAGCTCAATGTTGGGGGCTCTCTATACTACACCACGGTGCGAGTGCTCACCCGGCATGACACCATGCTCAAGGCCATGTTCAGCGGGCGCATGGAGGTGCTGACTGACAAGGAGG GCTGGATCCTCATAGACCGATGCGGGAAGCACTTTGGCACCATTCTGAATTACCTCCGAGATGACACCgtcaccctccccccaaatcgGCAGGAGGTCAGGGAGCTCATGGCAGAAGCCAAATATTACCTCATCCAGGGCCTGGTGGACATGTGTCAGGCGGCACTGCAG GATAAGAAGGACTCCTATCTGCCTGTATGCAACATCCCCATCATCACATCCCCGAAGGAAGAGGAGCGACTCATTGAAGCCTCCACTAAG CCTGTGGTAAAGCTACTCTACAACCGGAGCAACAACAAGTACTCCTACACCAG CAACTCTGACGACCACTTGCTTAAGAACATTGAGCTGTTTGACAAACTCTCTCTACGCTTCAATGGCCGAGTGCTTTTCATTAAGGATGTCATCGGAGATGAAATCTGCTGTTGGTCCTTCTATGGCCAAGGACGGAAGCTGGCCGAGGTGTGCTGCACCTCCATCGTCTATGCCACTGAGAAGAAGCAGACGAAG GTGGAGTTCCCAGAGGCCCGCATCTATGAGGAGACGCTCAATGTCCTGCTCTATGAGACACCCCGAGTCCCTGATGACTCTTTGCTGGAGGCCACAAGCCGCAGCCGCAGCCAGGCTTGCCCTGTCGGGGATGAGGAGGCCTTTGAACTCCGGGACAGAGTCCGTCGCATCCACGTCAAACGCTACAGCACCTACGACGATCGGCA